The genomic interval TATTTAAATTTCTTGAAAAAAGAAAAAACGATTATGATTTTATAATAGTAAATGGAGAAAATGCAGCAGCTGGATTTGGAATAACTCCTAAAATAGCAAAACAATTTTTTGATAAGGGTGTTAATGTAATAACTCTTGGAAATCACACATATGATAGAAAAGAAATAATACCTTATTTAAATGATGAAGAAAAAATAGTAAGACCATATAATTATCATTCAAACAATTCAGGACATGGTTATGTAATAGTTAATAAAAATGGAGTAAAAATAGGTGTAGTAAACTTACAAGGTAAAATATTTATGCAACCTATAAGTTGTCCATTTTTGGCTATTGATGAATTAGCACCTAGATTAAAAGAAGAAGTTGATATTTTAATAGTTGATTTTCATGCAGAAGCAACTTCAGAAAAACAGGCTATGGGTTGGAATTTAGCAGGAATAGCATCTGTAATATATGGTACACATACTCATACTCAAACTTCAGATAATAGAATACTTTATGGAAAAACTGGCTTTATAACAGACATAGGTATGACAGGTGGAGCAGATGGTGTTGTAGGTATGAACAAAAAAGAGAGTTTGAAAAGATTTAAAGAAGGATTTTCAGGAAGATATGTTCCATGTGAAGATAATTTAATGATTAATGGTATAGTAACTGAAATAGATGAAAAAACAGGTAAATGTTTAAGTATAGAAAGAATTAGTTTGGAATATGGAGAAGTATGATATTAAAAAAAATAATGCTTAGATATTATTCAGATGATTTAGAAAAAACTAAATCATATATAGTGAATGTATTAGGTAATTATGGTATATTTGAATTAGAACTTTTAGAAGATTTTACACATAATGATTTAGACTATGATGAAACTAAATCATATAGTAAAGATTTGTGGACTATAATATTTTATTTACCTAATAATAGATTTTTAGATAAAAAAATAAATCAGATTAATTTAGACCTAATGGAAAGTAAAGATTACTTTATATATGAAATATATACAACAGATTTAGATACTGATAGTTATAAAGATGAGTGGAAAAAAAGTTTTGGAACAACTAAAATTACTGATAAAATAGTTATAAACCCATCTTGGTTAACTTATGATGCAAAAGATGATGAAATTGTAATACAAATAGACCCATCTATGGCTTTTGGTACAGGTACACATGAAACTACTTCATTATGTATTGAAATGTTAGAAAAATATAAAGATGATAAGAAAAGTTTATTAGATATAGGTTGTGGTTCAGGTATACTTATGTTAGTTGCTAAAAAACTAGGTATAGATAAAGTTACAGGCATAGATATAGATAAAAATTGTTATGAAGTAGTAAATAAAAATTTTAAAGATAATAATTTAGATAAGTTTGATATACAAATTGGAAATTTAGTAGACAAAATAAATGATAAATATGATATAATAGTATCAAATATATTAGTAGACGTATTAGAAAAATTATTATTAGACATTAAAAAAGTATTAAAAAATGGAAGTATAGTAATTTTTTCGGGTATTTTATCTGAAAAAGAAACAGGATTTATTAAAAAAGCAAGTAGCATAAATTTAAAATTAATAGATAAAAAATATAAAGATAAATGGGTAAGTTTAGTATTCATGAATGAGGAAAAATAGCATGATAATAGCAATAGATGGACCATCAGGTAGTGGTAAAAGCAGCATAGCAAAACAAGTTGCAAAAATATTAGATATAGAGCATTTAGATACAGGAGCAATGTATAGACTATTTGCTCTTAAAATGAAAAAAGAAAATAAAGAAGTTAAAGAATTATTAAATGATTTAGATATAAGAATAGAAAAAGAAACCTTTTATTTAGATGGTATTAATGTAAGTAATGAAATAAGAGAAAATGAGATTTCTAAACTAGCATCTAAACTTTCAAAAATAGATAAAGTTAGAGAATATATGGTAAATATGCAAAGGGAAATTTCTAAAAATAAAGATATAGTTTTAGATGGAAGAGATATAGGAACTGTAGTATTTCCTAATGCAGATTTCAAGTTTTTTATTACAGCTAGTCCAGAAATTAGGGCAAAAAGGAGATATTTAGAAAATACTAGTATTGATTATGAAATAATTTTAAAAGATATAATTAAAAGAGATGAACAAGATATGAATAGAGAAATTGCACCATTAAAACAGGCTGAAAATTCAATTTTAATAGATACTGATAATTTAACATTAGATGAAGTAGTTAATAAAATAATAAAAATAGTACAGGAGAAAAAAATATGATATATGATATAGTATTTGGTATAATTTTAATAGGAATGTTTTTTACAGGCTTAAAAAAAGGTATGGTATATATGGTATTTGGATTAGTAAAATTACTCGTTGCCATATTAATAACACCAATTTTTGTAGGAACTACCTATTCGTATATTAAAAATTATAATTTGCCAATAAATTCTAATGTAGTAGCATATATATTGACATTTGTAATTATAGTAGTTTTAATAACTATAGGACAGTATTTACTAGAAAAGTTCTTAGGAGTTATAGGCTTAGGAGTATTTAATAAAGTTTTAGGTGGTATTTTAGGAATAGCAGAAGCATATATTTTAACTATGATAATAATAGTAACTTCATTATTTTTAAAAGATTACAATGTCTTTATTAATGAACAAATAAATAAAAGTCAAATAGCATACTATCTTTCATTATATACCAAAGAAGCAAACGAAGTATTTCCTAAGGTTATAAAAGAAAAATTAGATGAATTTTATATTAAAAATAAGAAAATTGATATAACAAATAAAGTATTAAATAAAATATATAAGGATAATTAGATGAGAATTTTTAAAGATTTAAGACTAAAATTTTCTAAATTTGATTTAAGTTTAGTTTTTTTAGTATATTTATTATGCACTATAAGTACAATATTTATATATAGTGCAACAAGATCTATGTATTATTTAAAACATAATCTTTTTTGGATAGGTATAGGAACAATATTCCTTGTTTTATCTATATTTATAGACTATAGAATAAGCAAAAAGTATATTAAATATTTATATATATTGGGTATACTTGTTTTGCTATTTGTAAAATTTTTTGGTAAGACAACACTGGGTGCTAAGCGTTGGATTAATTTATTTGGTGTACAATTACAACCATCTGAATTTATAAAAATAATAGTTATAATGGTTATTTCATATATTATAGTTAGTAAATTTAGAAAAGGTATAAATAATATTATTGATATAGTTGTTTGTTTGCTGTATGTCGTTCCATTTTTGGTTTTAATAGTAAAACAACCTGATTTAGGAACAACATTAATAATCTTATTTTCATATGTGTGTATGCTATTTTTAAGTAATGCTAATATAAAGCCATTGATATACATAGCAGTATTTCTAATTTTGGCAGCATACCCTACATATAGATATGTATTAAGTGATTATCAAAAAACTAGAATAGAAGTATTTATAAATCCTGAAAAAGATATAAAAAATAAGGGTTGGCATGTATCACAATCTAAAATTTCAGTAGGAGCAGGGGGATTAAGTGGCTCTGGTATATTAAATGGAAGCCAAAGTAGACTTAAATTTTTACCTGAACCACAAACAGACTTTATATTCTCAGTTATAGCAGAAGAAACTGGATTTATTGGTGCAACAAGCATTATACTAATATACTTTCTTTTAATATTTAAATTTATTAATATAAGTAAAAATGTAGATGATGAGTATGGTAGATTAATAATATATGGAATATCGGGTATATTTTTAGGGCATACAATAATAAATATAGGAATGACAATAGGTTTAATACCTGTAACAGGAAAAACTTTACTATTTTTAAGTTATGGTGGTAGTTCATACATATCTTCTTTCATATTAATAGCCCTAGTAGAAAGTATAAGGGTATATTCAAATGAAATATAAAGTTGATAAAGATAATGTTGAAGTGAGATTAGATAGATTTTTAAAAAAATCTTGCAAAAATAATGGCTTATCTGAAATATTTTCTGCTATAAGAAAAGGGGAAATTCGTATTAATGGTAAAAAATCTAAAGAAAATTATAGATTAAAATTAAATGATGAAATAGAAATACAGGATTTGGATTTTAAAATAAAGGAAAATAAAAAAATAAATTATGAATATAAAAATTTAATCTTTTATGAAAATGATGATATATTAATAATAAATAAGCCAAAAGGTATGGCTATGCATAAGGGAACTGATACTAAAAAAGGAATAGCAGAAATGTTTAATATGGATTTTGCAAATAGATTAGATAAAAAAACTTCTGGTTTAGTTATTGGGTGTAAAAATCCAGTAAGTTTAAGACATATTACAAAATTAATAAGAGAAAATATGATAATAAAAAAATATAAGGCCATATGTTTAGATAATGGTAAATATAACATAGGAGATGAATTCATAATTGAAAATAAATTATTAGAAACAGATGAGAAAGTAATAGTATCTAAAAATGGTAAAGAATCTAAAACTAAGTTTAAAGTTATAGATAAAAAAGATAAAAAAATATATTTTGATATAGAATTATTTACAGGAAGAAAGCATCAAATAAGAGTACATTTAAGTAGTATAGGATTGCCTATAATAGGTGATGATAAATATTCATCTAAGTATAAAAAAGCAGATAAATTAGAATTAGAATGTTATTATTTAGAGTTTGATAATAAAAAATATGAAATAAAATAGGAGCGTAAGCTCCTTAAAATATTTAATCAACGATATTTGATAAAAGTTCTACAATAGCATCAACTGCTTCTTGTGCATTATCTCCTTCGGCAGTTACTGTTATTTCAGAACCGTTTTTAACACCAAGTGATAATATTTTGACAAGGCTAGTAGCATTTACTTCATTTCCTCCAAAAATTAATTTTGGATTTGAATCTTTGAATTCCTTAGATTTTTTTACCAGTGCTCCTGCTGGTCTTGCGTGTAATCCATTTGTTCCTGTGAACATTAAAGTTTTGCTAACCATTTTTTCCTCCTAAAAATTATATTAAATATATGATACAATATATATTGTTAAAAGTCAATGAAAGGATATGATTAAATATGAAAATACTAATACTTGGAAATGGAGTAATGGCTAATATTGTAAAAGATAATATAGGAAATACTGATGAATTTATTGCCATGCTAGATACTAAATATGAATTAAAATGTGATGAAGAATTTGACGTTATAATTGATTTTTCTCATCATAGTGCTACTAAAAAAATAATAGATTTTGCAGTAGAAAAAAATAAACCTATATTAATAGCAACAACTGGACAAACTAATGATGAGTTAGAATATATTGAAAAAGCAAAAGAAAAAATAAATCTTTCAAAAATCAGTAATACTTCTTTAGGTGTATATGCAGTTAATGAATTAGTTAAAAAAGCAGCAGAAATATTAAAAGATTTTGATATAAGTATAATAGAAAAGCATCATACTAGAAAAATAGATGCTCCAAGTGGAACTGCTATAACTATAGCCGATAGCATAAAAGAAGTTAATAAAGATGCAAAAATAGAAATGCATAGCATAAGGGCAGGTAATATTTCAGGGGAACACACAATACTATTTGCTGGAATTGATGAAATAGTAGAAATTAAACATACTGCAACTTCAAGAAAAATATTTGCATTAGGTGCAATAAAATATGCGAGAGAACTACTATAATAAACTTTTATAAATTTATTATTTGGAGGAAAAATGAATAAAGCATTAATTATACTAGATGCACAATATGGCATTATTGAAAATAATTTTAAAAATGAAATAAATAATATTCATAAGTTAATAAAATATTGCAAGAAACATAATTTACCTGTTATTTCAATAAAACATATAGATAATGACCCTGAAAGTAGAATTTACTGTAATTCTAACAAGGGAAATATAGAAAAATATATAATGGAACATAGCTCTATTATCATAGAAAAAAATAGTCCTAATATTTTTAGAGAAAGTACTTTAAAAAAATATTTATCAGAAAATAATATTGAACAACTTATTATTTGTGGTTTCAATGCTGAATATTGTTGTTTATTTACAAGTATTATTGGAGAAAGCTTAGGTTTTAAAATCACATATATAGAAGATGCTACAGGCTCATCTAATAATGGTGATACCTATGAAATGAAAGACTTAGATATTGTTGATTTCGTTGGTTGTGTTCTAGATTGGTCTGGAATTATTGAAATCTTATATTTAAAAGAATTTGAAGAAAAATATGACAAATAATTTTTTTTTAAAGAAAAAGACTAAAAGAAGTATATAATTAGTATATTAAAAATGCATAAAAATAGTTGAAAATAGTAACATAGAGACAAAATTTTAAATTTTTGAACATTTATCATTAGAATTTACACATAAAAAAGAATAAAAAAAATACCTTGATTTATGATAATTATCAATGTATAATAGCAAGGAGATTAACTATGCTTAAAATAAACATAGTGGCTGTCGGTAAAATAAAAGAAAAATATATAATTGATGGTATAACTGAATACTCTAAACGATTAAGACCTTATATAAATTTTGATATAGTAGAATTATCAGAAAGTAAAGATAATGATTTAGCGTTGGAAAAAGATAGTGCTAGTATATTAAAATACCTAGATAAAACTAATGCCTATAAAATATTATTAGATATAGGTGCTAAGCAGATAGATTCTGTAGAATTATCAGAATTAATAGAAAAATTATCTATGACTAATAGTGAAATTATATTTATTATTGGTGGATCTCGCGGAGTAAATAAAGAAGTAAGGAATAGTTGTAATTTAAGAATAAGCTTTTCAAAATTAACTTTTCCGCATCAATTATTTAGATTAATACTTACAGAACAAATATATAGAAGTATTTGTATACAAAAAAATAT from Oceanivirga salmonicida carries:
- a CDS encoding TIGR00282 family metallophosphoesterase; translation: MKIVMIGDVVGNPGREILFKFLEKRKNDYDFIIVNGENAAAGFGITPKIAKQFFDKGVNVITLGNHTYDRKEIIPYLNDEEKIVRPYNYHSNNSGHGYVIVNKNGVKIGVVNLQGKIFMQPISCPFLAIDELAPRLKEEVDILIVDFHAEATSEKQAMGWNLAGIASVIYGTHTHTQTSDNRILYGKTGFITDIGMTGGADGVVGMNKKESLKRFKEGFSGRYVPCEDNLMINGIVTEIDEKTGKCLSIERISLEYGEV
- the prmA gene encoding 50S ribosomal protein L11 methyltransferase, encoding MILKKIMLRYYSDDLEKTKSYIVNVLGNYGIFELELLEDFTHNDLDYDETKSYSKDLWTIIFYLPNNRFLDKKINQINLDLMESKDYFIYEIYTTDLDTDSYKDEWKKSFGTTKITDKIVINPSWLTYDAKDDEIVIQIDPSMAFGTGTHETTSLCIEMLEKYKDDKKSLLDIGCGSGILMLVAKKLGIDKVTGIDIDKNCYEVVNKNFKDNNLDKFDIQIGNLVDKINDKYDIIVSNILVDVLEKLLLDIKKVLKNGSIVIFSGILSEKETGFIKKASSINLKLIDKKYKDKWVSLVFMNEEK
- the cmk gene encoding (d)CMP kinase gives rise to the protein MIIAIDGPSGSGKSSIAKQVAKILDIEHLDTGAMYRLFALKMKKENKEVKELLNDLDIRIEKETFYLDGINVSNEIRENEISKLASKLSKIDKVREYMVNMQREISKNKDIVLDGRDIGTVVFPNADFKFFITASPEIRAKRRYLENTSIDYEIILKDIIKRDEQDMNREIAPLKQAENSILIDTDNLTLDEVVNKIIKIVQEKKI
- a CDS encoding CvpA family protein — translated: MIYDIVFGIILIGMFFTGLKKGMVYMVFGLVKLLVAILITPIFVGTTYSYIKNYNLPINSNVVAYILTFVIIVVLITIGQYLLEKFLGVIGLGVFNKVLGGILGIAEAYILTMIIIVTSLFLKDYNVFINEQINKSQIAYYLSLYTKEANEVFPKVIKEKLDEFYIKNKKIDITNKVLNKIYKDN
- the rodA gene encoding rod shape-determining protein RodA, which codes for MRIFKDLRLKFSKFDLSLVFLVYLLCTISTIFIYSATRSMYYLKHNLFWIGIGTIFLVLSIFIDYRISKKYIKYLYILGILVLLFVKFFGKTTLGAKRWINLFGVQLQPSEFIKIIVIMVISYIIVSKFRKGINNIIDIVVCLLYVVPFLVLIVKQPDLGTTLIILFSYVCMLFLSNANIKPLIYIAVFLILAAYPTYRYVLSDYQKTRIEVFINPEKDIKNKGWHVSQSKISVGAGGLSGSGILNGSQSRLKFLPEPQTDFIFSVIAEETGFIGATSIILIYFLLIFKFINISKNVDDEYGRLIIYGISGIFLGHTIINIGMTIGLIPVTGKTLLFLSYGGSSYISSFILIALVESIRVYSNEI
- a CDS encoding pseudouridine synthase yields the protein MKYKVDKDNVEVRLDRFLKKSCKNNGLSEIFSAIRKGEIRINGKKSKENYRLKLNDEIEIQDLDFKIKENKKINYEYKNLIFYENDDILIINKPKGMAMHKGTDTKKGIAEMFNMDFANRLDKKTSGLVIGCKNPVSLRHITKLIRENMIIKKYKAICLDNGKYNIGDEFIIENKLLETDEKVIVSKNGKESKTKFKVIDKKDKKIYFDIELFTGRKHQIRVHLSSIGLPIIGDDKYSSKYKKADKLELECYYLEFDNKKYEIK
- a CDS encoding HPr family phosphocarrier protein — its product is MVSKTLMFTGTNGLHARPAGALVKKSKEFKDSNPKLIFGGNEVNATSLVKILSLGVKNGSEITVTAEGDNAQEAVDAIVELLSNIVD
- a CDS encoding 4-hydroxy-tetrahydrodipicolinate reductase encodes the protein MKILILGNGVMANIVKDNIGNTDEFIAMLDTKYELKCDEEFDVIIDFSHHSATKKIIDFAVEKNKPILIATTGQTNDELEYIEKAKEKINLSKISNTSLGVYAVNELVKKAAEILKDFDISIIEKHHTRKIDAPSGTAITIADSIKEVNKDAKIEMHSIRAGNISGEHTILFAGIDEIVEIKHTATSRKIFALGAIKYARELL
- a CDS encoding isochorismatase family protein, which encodes MNKALIILDAQYGIIENNFKNEINNIHKLIKYCKKHNLPVISIKHIDNDPESRIYCNSNKGNIEKYIMEHSSIIIEKNSPNIFRESTLKKYLSENNIEQLIICGFNAEYCCLFTSIIGESLGFKITYIEDATGSSNNGDTYEMKDLDIVDFVGCVLDWSGIIEILYLKEFEEKYDK
- a CDS encoding 23S rRNA (pseudouridine(1915)-N(3))-methyltransferase RlmH; this encodes MLKINIVAVGKIKEKYIIDGITEYSKRLRPYINFDIVELSESKDNDLALEKDSASILKYLDKTNAYKILLDIGAKQIDSVELSELIEKLSMTNSEIIFIIGGSRGVNKEVRNSCNLRISFSKLTFPHQLFRLILTEQIYRSICIQKNIKYHK